CGGCACCCTGCACGGCGCCTTCTGGTCGCCAGACCATGCGTTCCGGATGGCCGAACCAATCCTGGCGGCGTTGACCGCGCTGTGGGCACAAGGCGCCATCCGGCTCGATTCCACCGGGCCGGGCGTCGACCCGGCCCGCCCCCACATGCCAGGAACCTCCAAACCATGACCGCCTCTTCAAGCCCGGCCCTGCCGATGAATGCCACACGCATCCGCGAGCAACTCGCAGGCCGTTCGACCAGCGCGCGTGCCGTGCTCGAGCAATCGCTCGATGTCGTCGCCGCGCGCGAGCCCACGGTGCACGCGTGGAAAGTGCTCGGCGACGCATCCGCTCGACGGTGGGCGGACGCCCTCGACGAAGACCTCGATCGACGTGACGGAGGGCTGCTCGCCGGCATCCCGGTCGCGGTGAAGGACCTGATGGACACCGCCGACATGCCCACCGGCTACGGGTCTGCGATCTACGCCGGCCATCAGCCGGCGCGCGACGCGGCATGCGTGACCCGGCTGCGCGAGACCGGTGCCACCATCCTGGGCAAGACCGTCACCACGGAATTCGCCTACTTCGCGCCCGGCGAGACGACCAACCCCTGGGACGCATCGCGCACGCCGGGCGGCTCGTCGAGCGGCTCGGCCGCGGCCGTCGCCTCCGGCATGGTCCCGTTGGCGCTCGGGAGCCAGACCGCCGGTTCGCTGATCCGGCCCGCGTCGTACTGCGGCGTGTTCGCGCTCAAGCCGACGCACGGCGTGTTCGACCTGCGCGGCGTCAAGGGCCTGTCGCCGTCGCTCGACACGCTCGGATGGCTGGCCCGGACCGCGGACGACCTTGAGCTCATGCGCTGTGCGTTGCTCGGAGACGCCTACGCGCCACTGGACCGGTTGCGGGCCTCCACCTGCCGCATCGGCTTCCTGCGCACGCACGAGTGGTCCAACGCGCAGCCCGACGGCCGGGCGGCCTTCGACGAGGCGATACGGCGCCTGCAGGCCGGCGGCATGCAGCTCATTGAAAAACGCCTCCCCGACGAACAGGCCACTCTCGCCGACGACCAGAAGCAGGTGATGGCGTACGAGGCAGTACGCGAGCTGGCGTTCGAGTTGCAGCACCACGCCGCGGCCTTGAGCCGACCCCTGCGTGAACTGCTCGAGAAGGGCCAGGCCGTGACCGAGGCCGAGTACCTGGCGTCGCAATCGCGCGCGGCCACGGGCCGGCGCGTGGCGCGAGAGCTGATGGCCGACGTCGATGCCCTGCTGGTGCCGGCAGCGCCGGGGGAGGCGCCTCAGGGCCTGGACGCGACCGGCGACCCGGTGTTCAGCCGGGTCTGGACCCTGCTCGGCGTGCCCTGCGTCAACGTGCCCGGCCTCCGGGGCCCCCACGGCATGCCCATCGGCGTGCAACTGGTCGGCCAACAGCATCAGGAGCGGGCGCTGCTGGCGCTCGCCGCCAGCGTTCACACCGTGCTCGACACACACTCATGAAACTCATCGTACAGACCACAGATCTCGTCGCGGAGGGAGTGCGTCGCCTTCGCCTCGCCGCCGCGGACGGCCATCCGCTGCCGCCGTGCAACGCCGGCGCGCATCTCAAGTTCACGCTGCCCGTCGAGGCAGGCGGCTCGCGTGAATACTCCATCGTTGGCCGCGGCGCCGAAGGCGACTGCTACGAAGTGGCGGTGCTGCTGGACCCGTGCGGCCGCGGAGGCTCCCGTGCGATGCACGCCCTGGCGGCCGGCGACGCGGTCGAGGCCGAAGGCCCGTTCAACGAATTCGCGCTCAGCGACAGCGCCGCGAGCCACGTGCTCATCGCCGGCGGCATCGGCATCACGCCGATCCTGTCGATGGCGCGGGAACTCGGCGCAGCCGGGCGCCCCTTCGAGTTGCACTATGCCGCGAAGTCGCGCCGCCGCATGGCGTTCCAGGACGAGGTCGCGGCGCTGCCCGGCGCCGTGCTGTACTGCAGCGACGAGGGCGCGGACGCCCGCATGCCCATCGCTGCCATCCTTGCCGGTCCTGCGCCGGGCCGGCACGTCCATGTCTGCGGCCCGCGCTCGCTCATCGCCGAGGTCATCGACACGGCGCGGCGCCTGGGATGGGCAGACGGCCAGGTCCACTTCGAGACCTTCAACGGGGCCGTTGCTCTCAAGGGCGACCAGCCCATCCGTCTCGAGCTTCGCGCCAGCGGGCGGACGATCGTGGTCCGGGCGCAGGAGTCCATCCTCGACGCCATGCTCGCCGCCGGCATGGACCCGCTCTACGACTGCCGTCGCGGCGAGTGCGGGATGTGCATGACGCCGGTGATCGAAGGCGTGCCCGACCACCGCGACCATGCGCTCACCGCCGCGGAGAAGGCGGGCGGAAAGGTGATCTGTACCTGCGTTTCGCGCGCGTTGACGGCCGACCTGGCGCTCGACTTCTAGGGGTGCAGAACACCAGCAATGCAGTTGATTGAATGCTCAAGCTGTGAGGCTTGGCACCGCCCGGAGCGCCGCCTCTCCCGAGAACAACTACAGAGTCAGACCTCCGTCGATGGTCAGGCTCGCGCCTGTCATGTACCCTGACTCTTCGCGCGCAAGGTAGGAGACCAGGGCCCCGATCTCCTGGGGCTTGCCGACGCGCTTCAAGGGGCTTCGCTGCGCCAGTGCCTCGGTCCAGTCCGCCGTCAGGTCGGTCTCGACCGGGCCCGGCTGGATGTTGTTGACCGTGATGCCTCGCGGCGCCAGGTCCAGCGCCGCGCCCTTGACCAGGCCGGCGACCGCGGTCTTCGTGAGCTGGTAGACGCTGGAGCCGGCCTGGCCGGTGCGCAGCGCCACGTTGCTGCCGATGGTGATGATTCGCCCGCCATCCAGCACATGCGGCACGCTCGCCTGCACTGCCAGGAACACGCCACGCACGTTGATCGCCAGCATCTGGTCCAGGTCGGCCAGCGGCACCGCGTCGATGCTGCCCGCCTTGTAGATGCCGGCATTGACGACCACGACCTGCAGGGCGCCGAAGCGCTCCACGGCCAGGGCGACTGCGCTGCGAATGGCCTGGGCATCGGCGCTGTCGGCCGCGATGGCGTGGGCACGGCCGCCGGCCTGCACGATCTGCGCGACCAGTGCCTGTGCGCTGTCGGGCCGCGACACGTAGGTGAACGCGACCGCGTAACCGTCGGCCGCCAGTCGCTGCACGGCGGCGGCGCCGATGCCGCGTGATCCGCCGAACACCAGGGCGGCGCCGCGGGGCGTTGTTGCGTCTTTTCTCACTGCATTTTCCTTTCCGGACGCCATGGTCCGTCACTCACCGAACACCTGCACGCACGCAGGACCAGAAATCAGGGGGCACGTGCCGCGGCATCAGCCGAACGTGAATGCGTAGCCGCGCGCCCCGGAATCAAGAAAGCGGATTTCCACTGTGCGGGCCTTCACCGCGCCGCTCTGGCGCACGAGCTGGTACAGGCGGGTGGCGTCCACCACGCCGTTGCCATCGGCATCCACGTCCGTGCCGTGGTGCCGCCCGGGGGGCTGGCCGTCCAGCGTCAGTCGAAAGCGCACCGGGCCGCTGGCGCCCGCGCCGAGCACCAGGTTGGCGTCGCGGGCCTCGAAGCGCATTGCAAGGCCGCCACCCGCATCGGCCCCTTCCACGAACTCGGGCTTCAGCGTCCAGGTGCCGGACAGCGACCAGGTGTTGGACTGCAGCGCGGCGGGCGTGTAGTGCGCCGGCTTGTCGGGCACGACCTTGCCGGCGACGCGTGGGCTGCTCCCCTTCTCGTAGCCAAGATAGGTCTCCGGGCTGCGCAGGGTGTCGGCGTCGGCGGCCAGGCCGGGGCCGCGCAGGTCCGGCGCCACGTTCGGCGCCGGCACAGGCTGCGCATCGCCCGTGCCGGGCGCACCGGCCTCGCGCAGCAGCTCCTCGATCACGCGCTCGGAAGCCGCGTACCCGCCCTCGCCGAACTGGTGGTGCCGCACGCGGCCCTGTGCATCGACGAAGTACAGGGCCGGCCAGTAATGGTTGTCGAACCCGCGCCAGATGCGGAAGTCGTTGTCCTGCACCACCGGGTAGGCGATCTGCAGATCCTGCAATGCGCGCCTGACATTGCCGGGGTCTTTCTCGAAGGCGAACTCGGGCGTGTGCACGCCCACCACCACGAGACCACGGCCGGCGTATTTCTGCGCCCAGGCTTTCACATAGGGCAATGTGCGCAGGCAGTTGATGCAGGAATAGGTCCAGAAGTTGACCAGCACGACCTTCCCTTGCAATGCGGCGATCGACTGTGGGGCGGCGTTGAGCCACTGCGTGCCGCCTTCCAGGCTGGCCCGCGCTGATTCCAGCGGCAGCCGGGCGGGCTGCGGCGCGGCCGCAAGCGCGGCGGGAATCAGGCGTTGCAGCAGGCCGGCTTCGAGCCCGCTGTCGCCCAGGCCGCCGAACTGGGCCAGCAGGCGCGTGTCGATGCCGGTGCCCACGGCCACCACACCGGCCAGCATGGCGACGCCCGCGATGCGGCGGCCAGCGATGCCGGGCAGCAGCCTGGCCTTCAAGGCGGCCAGCGGCCTGGCGCCGACCCGCAGCGCCACCCACAGCGCCACGCCGGCACCGGCGCCGTACGACAGCAGCAACAGCAAGGTGTGGGCACCCGGCCCCGTCAGCGCGGCCGTGGCGAGCACCAGGCCCAGCACCGGGCCTGCGCACGGCGTCCAGATCAGCCCCGTGGCCGCGCCCAGCAGCGCGGCGCTGCGCCAGCCGCCGCGCTGCTGCTTGTGCGCCAGGCGCTCACCGGCCCGCACCAGCGGCGCACTCCACCACGCGGCCAGGCGCGGCGAGAGCAGCGATGCCCCGAACAGGGCCAGCGCCGCCAATGCGGCCCAGCGGCCGATCTGGTTCAGCTGCACGGCCCATGCGCCCGCCACGGCGCCGAGGGAGGCCACGGCCGCGAAACCAGCGACCATGCCGGCGAGCAGCGGCAGGTTGCCCTGCGCGAAGGGCCGGTCATGGCGCGCGAAAACGAAGGGCAGCACCGGCAGGATGCAAGGGCTGAGCACGGTCAGCATGCCGGCGACAAAAGCGGCGATGGCAAGGGTCATGGCAGATCCGAAGCGGTGGTGCGGCTCAGAGCCGCGTGACGTCGATCACCGCCTGCGCAAACGCGGCGGGCGCCTCCTGCGGCAGGTTGTGGCCGATTCCGCCGTCCAGCTGGCGGTGCTGGTACTTGCCGCTGAACTTCTTCGCATAAGCGGCCGGATCGGGATGCGGCGCGCCGTTGGCATCGCCTTCCATCGTGATCGTGGGGACGGCGATGACGGGGGCCGTGGCCAGCCGCTGCTCCAGCGCGTCGAAGCGCGGCTCGCCGGCCGCCAGGCCGATGCGCCAGCGGTAGTTGTGGACCACGATGGCCACGTGGTCCGGGTTGTCGAAGGACTGCGCGCTGCGCTGGTAGGTGGCCTCGTCGAAGCGCCAGCGCGGCGAAGCCTGCTGCCAGATGAAGCGGTTGAATGCCGCCGGGTTGGCGGCATACCCGTCGCGGCCGCGGTCGGTCGCGAAGTACGACTGGTACCACCAGGCGAACTCCGCGGCCGGCGGCAGCGGCTTGGCGTTGGCTTGCGGGTTGCCGATCAGGTAGCCGCTCACCGACACCAGGCCGGCCACGCGCTCGGGCCAGATCGCGGCCAGGATGCATGCCGTGCGCGCGCCCCAGTCGAAGGCGCCCAGCACGGCCTGGCGGATGCCCAGCGCGTCCATCAGCGCCACGATGTCCTGCGCCACCGCGCCCTGCTGGCCGTTGCGGGGCGTGGCGTCGGACAGGAAGCGCGTGTCGCCGTAGCCGCGCAGGGAAGGCACGATCACGCGATAGCCCGCCGCCGCCAGACGCGGCGCCACGTCGACGAAGGCATGGATGTCATACGGCCAGCCGTGCAGCAGGATGGCCACGGGGCCATCGGCCGGGCCGGCCTCGGCATAGGCCACGCGCAGGTCGCCGGCGGCGATGGTCTTGAGCGATGCGAAGCCGGTGGCGCCGGTGCCCGTGGCGGCCCGCGCCGGGGAGGCGAGCAGGTTGGCAATGGGCGCGGCGGCGAGGCCCAGGGCCGCGCTGGCGAGGAAGTCGCGGCGGCGGGTGGTCGTTGCGGTTGTCGTGTGGGCGGTGTGCATGGAATGGCCTTTGGCTGCGGTTGGGACGGTGCCGGCGCGGTCTGCGTCGGCTGGCCCCTAGTACATCGCCCAGATGTATGTGGCATGTGTCGTGGGCACTCCCCAATTGCATGGCCATGTCGCGGCGGCGGGGCCGGATACACAGCCATACAAACTCGCCATCGACTGGCGCATCGCGGATGGGATGCCCTGAAACGACACCGCCACCCGGAGGTGGCGGCTGGAGGCAAAAGGGTGGAAGCAGGCCTGCGCTCAGGAACGCCGCCTCCGCAGCGGCGGTGCAGCGCTGGCCGAAGGCATGGCACACGGCCGCCCCGCAGACTGGCTGATTTCGGACGCGAAACCGCCGACGAGGAAGAACAGCGAGAACAGCAGCTTGCGCATTTCTCTATGCGTCTTGCGCTTCGACCTGCGCGGCGAACACGTAGCCCTCGCTACGCACGGTCTTGATGTAGCGCGGCTCGCGGGCGTCGTCGCCCAGGCACTTGCGCAGTCGGCTGATCATCAGGTCGATGGAGCGCTCGAACAGCTCGGCCTCGCGGCCCTGCGTGATCGAAAGGATCTGGTCGCGCGTGAGCACCTTCTGCGGATGGTCCACCAGCACGCGCAAGAGCCGGTATTCCGCGCCGCTGAGCGACACCACCGTGCCTTCGTGGTCCAGCAGCATGCGCTCCACCGTGTCCAGCCGCCAGTCGCCGAAGGCCAGGTAGCGCGCCTCGTCGGTGATGCGCATGTTGGGCGGCAGCATGCGCGTGCGGCGCAGTACCGACTTGATGCGGGCCAGCAGCTCGCGCGCGGCGAAGGGCTTGGCGAGGTAATCGTCGGCGCCCATCTCAAGGCCCAGTATGCGGTCGGCCTCGTCGCCGCGCGCGGTGAGCATGAGGATGGGCAGCGCCTTGTGCTTGCCGCCGCGCAGGTCGCGGCACAGCGTCAGGCCGTCCTCGCCGGGCAGCATCAGGTCGAGGATCACGAGGTCGAAGGGTCCGGCGGTCTCCAGGATCTGGCGCATGTGGCGGCCGGTGGGCGCGGTGGTCACGCGCAGACCGTTCTTCTGCAGGTAGGCGCCGACAAGCTCGCGGATCTCGCGGTCGTCGTCGACCAGAAGGATGTGGTCGGCGGCAGGCGTGGTGGTGTTCATCGGATGTCCTGATTCGTGGCGGCGGGCAGGCGCAGGCTCGCGCGCAGGCCGCCTTCGGGCCGGTTGTGCAGGGCCAGCTCGCCACCGAGCGACAGTGCCAGCTGGTGCGCGATGGCCAGGCCCAGCCCGGTGCCGCCGGTCTCGCGGTTGCGTGAGCTTTCCAGCCGGTAGAAGGGCTGCAGCACGGCGGCGAGCTGGTCCTCGGGAATGCCGGGGCCATGGTCGCAGACCTCGACCAGCACGGCACCGTCCTGAAGCCGCACGCCGACCTCGGCGCGCTCGCCGTATTTGAGCGCGTTGTCGACGAGGTTGGTGAGGATTCGGCGCAACGCGTGCGGCCGGGTGCTGAGCGACACGTCGGCCTCGTGCACGAGCGTGACCGGGCGACCGGTGTCGGCGTAGTCGTTGACGATGCTGTGCACCAACGCGTCCAGCTTCACGCGGCGCGGCGTCTCGTCGGAGCCCTGCAAGGTCTTGGCGTAGCCCACGCCCTCGTGCACCAGCGTGCGCATGGATTCGAGGTCCTGGCGGAACTTGTCGGCCTCGGGCATGTTGTCCGCCAGGTCCACGCGCAGGCGCATTCGCGTGATGGGCGTCTGCAGGTCGTGCGAGATGGCGGCGAGGATCTGCATGCGCTCCTGCACGGTGCCTGCAATGCGCCGCTGCATCGCGTTGAAGGCGCGCGCGGCCTGCGCCACCTCGGCCGGCCCGGCCTCGGCCACGGGCGCGGGCCGCAGGTCGGGGCCGAGCCGGTCGGCGGCCCGGGCCAGCTGCGCCAGCGGCCGTGTGACCAGCCGCATGCCGGCCCAGGCGCAGGCCGCGAGCACCAGCAGCTGCGCGAGCAACAGCCAGGTCACCCAGTCGGCCACCGGCATCGGCACGCGGCGCGCCAGCACATACAGCGAGGAGCCGTCGTTCAGCCGCACCTGCATGCACGCCGTCTCGGGCTGCTGCGGAAGCTGGCCCACAGCGACCACGGGAAAGGGCCGCAGCGCGTTGGTCACGATATCGGCGAAGCGCGCCAGGGCGGGCGAGGAGGGCGGCGCCATGTCCCCCACGCCCTCCAGGGAGAAGCGGTAGTTGGGCCGCTCCAGGCGCTGGAACCATCCGGCGCGCTCGGCGGCGGGCAGGCGGTCGAGGATGGCCACGGAACTCGCGATGTCGCGCTCCACGCCGCTGACCATCAGGTTCATCAGCGTCTGCCCGCGTTCGTAGCGGATCGCCGTGTAGGTCAGCACCTGGGCCAGCGCCATACCCACCACCACCAGCAGCGTGACGCGCGCCAGCAGGGTGCTTGGCCACAGCCTTCGGAGGAATGCGGGCATGGGTGGGGGCCGGTGCGTGGGTCAGGCCACCGACAGCGCGACCTCGATGTTGCCGCGCGTGGCCTTGGAATAAGGGCACAGCTGGTGCGCGCCTTCGACGATGGCCAGGGCGGTGTCGTGCGGCACGCCGGGCACGAGGACCTGCAGCCGCGCCGCCAGCCTGAAGCCGTCGGCACCTTCGACCAGGTCGACCTCGGCATTGACGGCCAGCCCTTCCGGCAGGCGCACGCCCTGGGCCTGGGCCGCGCGGGCCATGGCGCCCATGAAGCAAGCCGACCATCCGGCTGCGAACAGCTGTTCGGGGTTGGTGCCAGGACCCACGGTACCGAAGCGCGTGAGCGTGACGTCGAGCCGGCCGTCGTCGCTGCGCGCGGCGCCGCCGCGTCCGCCGGTGGTCTGGGTACGGCCGGTGTAGAGAACCTTGTCTTGGGTGGTGGTGTTCATGGTCGTTGTCCGTCAGAGGGAGTTGTGGAAATGGAGGCGCGATTGTTAGGGCGCGCAGCGCTTTCTCCGAGGGTGTTCTTGACCTTGTGTACGAGCCGCTCATGCAGGCTACAAAACTATACAAAAGTCGCCCATCCAGCAGCGCGAGGCGACTCCGCCGCCGTGCTTCATGGAAAGCCCGCCCGCTTGCTGGCTGTCCCGATTCGTGGCAAAAGCTGGCGTGTTCCCATCCTTATGAGGTAAATCAACCGTGTGTGATCTGAACGACCAGGAAGAACTCAAGAAGTACACCCGCCGCGACTTCGCTACGTGGGCCGCATCCGCCGGCGTACTGACGGCGTTGCCCAGCGTGGCCAACGCCGTCGCCGTTGCCGAGCGCGAGGTGACCATCGCCACTGCGGATGGCAACTGCGACGCTTA
Above is a window of Variovorax sp. PMC12 DNA encoding:
- a CDS encoding response regulator, which codes for MNTTTPAADHILLVDDDREIRELVGAYLQKNGLRVTTAPTGRHMRQILETAGPFDLVILDLMLPGEDGLTLCRDLRGGKHKALPILMLTARGDEADRILGLEMGADDYLAKPFAARELLARIKSVLRRTRMLPPNMRITDEARYLAFGDWRLDTVERMLLDHEGTVVSLSGAEYRLLRVLVDHPQKVLTRDQILSITQGREAELFERSIDLMISRLRKCLGDDAREPRYIKTVRSEGYVFAAQVEAQDA
- a CDS encoding amidase is translated as MTASSSPALPMNATRIREQLAGRSTSARAVLEQSLDVVAAREPTVHAWKVLGDASARRWADALDEDLDRRDGGLLAGIPVAVKDLMDTADMPTGYGSAIYAGHQPARDAACVTRLRETGATILGKTVTTEFAYFAPGETTNPWDASRTPGGSSSGSAAAVASGMVPLALGSQTAGSLIRPASYCGVFALKPTHGVFDLRGVKGLSPSLDTLGWLARTADDLELMRCALLGDAYAPLDRLRASTCRIGFLRTHEWSNAQPDGRAAFDEAIRRLQAGGMQLIEKRLPDEQATLADDQKQVMAYEAVRELAFELQHHAAALSRPLRELLEKGQAVTEAEYLASQSRAATGRRVARELMADVDALLVPAAPGEAPQGLDATGDPVFSRVWTLLGVPCVNVPGLRGPHGMPIGVQLVGQQHQERALLALAASVHTVLDTHS
- a CDS encoding ATP-binding protein codes for the protein MPAFLRRLWPSTLLARVTLLVVVGMALAQVLTYTAIRYERGQTLMNLMVSGVERDIASSVAILDRLPAAERAGWFQRLERPNYRFSLEGVGDMAPPSSPALARFADIVTNALRPFPVVAVGQLPQQPETACMQVRLNDGSSLYVLARRVPMPVADWVTWLLLAQLLVLAACAWAGMRLVTRPLAQLARAADRLGPDLRPAPVAEAGPAEVAQAARAFNAMQRRIAGTVQERMQILAAISHDLQTPITRMRLRVDLADNMPEADKFRQDLESMRTLVHEGVGYAKTLQGSDETPRRVKLDALVHSIVNDYADTGRPVTLVHEADVSLSTRPHALRRILTNLVDNALKYGERAEVGVRLQDGAVLVEVCDHGPGIPEDQLAAVLQPFYRLESSRNRETGGTGLGLAIAHQLALSLGGELALHNRPEGGLRASLRLPAATNQDIR
- a CDS encoding SDR family oxidoreductase yields the protein MASGKENAVRKDATTPRGAALVFGGSRGIGAAAVQRLAADGYAVAFTYVSRPDSAQALVAQIVQAGGRAHAIAADSADAQAIRSAVALAVERFGALQVVVVNAGIYKAGSIDAVPLADLDQMLAINVRGVFLAVQASVPHVLDGGRIITIGSNVALRTGQAGSSVYQLTKTAVAGLVKGAALDLAPRGITVNNIQPGPVETDLTADWTEALAQRSPLKRVGKPQEIGALVSYLAREESGYMTGASLTIDGGLTL
- a CDS encoding alpha/beta fold hydrolase, with protein sequence MHTAHTTTATTTRRRDFLASAALGLAAAPIANLLASPARAATGTGATGFASLKTIAAGDLRVAYAEAGPADGPVAILLHGWPYDIHAFVDVAPRLAAAGYRVIVPSLRGYGDTRFLSDATPRNGQQGAVAQDIVALMDALGIRQAVLGAFDWGARTACILAAIWPERVAGLVSVSGYLIGNPQANAKPLPPAAEFAWWYQSYFATDRGRDGYAANPAAFNRFIWQQASPRWRFDEATYQRSAQSFDNPDHVAIVVHNYRWRIGLAAGEPRFDALEQRLATAPVIAVPTITMEGDANGAPHPDPAAYAKKFSGKYQHRQLDGGIGHNLPQEAPAAFAQAVIDVTRL
- a CDS encoding cytochrome c biogenesis protein DipZ, which encodes MTLAIAAFVAGMLTVLSPCILPVLPFVFARHDRPFAQGNLPLLAGMVAGFAAVASLGAVAGAWAVQLNQIGRWAALAALALFGASLLSPRLAAWWSAPLVRAGERLAHKQQRGGWRSAALLGAATGLIWTPCAGPVLGLVLATAALTGPGAHTLLLLLSYGAGAGVALWVALRVGARPLAALKARLLPGIAGRRIAGVAMLAGVVAVGTGIDTRLLAQFGGLGDSGLEAGLLQRLIPAALAAAPQPARLPLESARASLEGGTQWLNAAPQSIAALQGKVVLVNFWTYSCINCLRTLPYVKAWAQKYAGRGLVVVGVHTPEFAFEKDPGNVRRALQDLQIAYPVVQDNDFRIWRGFDNHYWPALYFVDAQGRVRHHQFGEGGYAASERVIEELLREAGAPGTGDAQPVPAPNVAPDLRGPGLAADADTLRSPETYLGYEKGSSPRVAGKVVPDKPAHYTPAALQSNTWSLSGTWTLKPEFVEGADAGGGLAMRFEARDANLVLGAGASGPVRFRLTLDGQPPGRHHGTDVDADGNGVVDATRLYQLVRQSGAVKARTVEIRFLDSGARGYAFTFG
- a CDS encoding PDR/VanB family oxidoreductase translates to MKLIVQTTDLVAEGVRRLRLAAADGHPLPPCNAGAHLKFTLPVEAGGSREYSIVGRGAEGDCYEVAVLLDPCGRGGSRAMHALAAGDAVEAEGPFNEFALSDSAASHVLIAGGIGITPILSMARELGAAGRPFELHYAAKSRRRMAFQDEVAALPGAVLYCSDEGADARMPIAAILAGPAPGRHVHVCGPRSLIAEVIDTARRLGWADGQVHFETFNGAVALKGDQPIRLELRASGRTIVVRAQESILDAMLAAGMDPLYDCRRGECGMCMTPVIEGVPDHRDHALTAAEKAGGKVICTCVSRALTADLALDF
- a CDS encoding organic hydroperoxide resistance protein — protein: MNTTTQDKVLYTGRTQTTGGRGGAARSDDGRLDVTLTRFGTVGPGTNPEQLFAAGWSACFMGAMARAAQAQGVRLPEGLAVNAEVDLVEGADGFRLAARLQVLVPGVPHDTALAIVEGAHQLCPYSKATRGNIEVALSVA